The Nicotiana tomentosiformis chromosome 9, ASM39032v3, whole genome shotgun sequence genome contains the following window.
cggcttacctagtcttagagactaggtgtcatcacaacgcctgtggtggaattttgggtcgtgacatcaactTTACTTTAATTAAATGTCTACACATtttgcactcttaagttagtcgatcgaactctatactaaccaggcaatgacaaaatatatttgaatatacatgtacatacatgatgatcagctgcatataatacataataaatagaccCATTAAATTCTACGGtgtgtatatgattgaaaaataaataaaattttaaacaaattttatttattataaaaggagaaatgggtgcattggtaataaaaaaaaattatgaataatttgtatagtcttgtaactttagcattcacatcaatagtaattttttaaattaatagtggatcaagaagaacaacaagtgatttaaataaaatcaagaagtatttttaaaagtttgcttaTTGTAGgagtaaatttggcccgatagtataacgatAGGGATAAATTtgacccgatagtataacggaagTTAAATGcagacaatatatgaaagtagaggggtatatttggcccttttccctgtATTTATAGACACCCTTAGAATGGCAATCCTTGCATAATATGCATGTATTGTTAGTTCTTGCACAAGTAGACCGTGAACTAAACCACCCTTACTTTCATTATAAAAATTAACACTGTGAATTGACTGTATAAGGAAAGTGAAAATGTAGAGCATACTCTCTCTGGCCCATATTAGTTGCTGTGGTTATTAAATATAAGGGAAAATGCATAAGTACCCCTCACCTATTGTCGGATTTTCAACTATACACTCTATCTTTGCGGGAGTTCTATTATTCCCTAAACTTTTTTAAAGTAGAATTATTTACACCCTTAAAGCTTACGTTGCAGAGTATGTGTATTTCACTCCTTGGGAGAGTGAGaagcaaaaaaaaataatttttaatttttttaatatatttttagtgagatatataattttttacttttttttcttttccttttctttgtcgTTTCCTTCTTCTCCTACACTTCATCATTCCCGTCAATAACATACAGCACTCGCCGGCGACTTTTATGGTCTTcttctttaattattttgtttaatCCTCTTTCTCTTTTTCTCCCTCTCAAACACACAAATCACACTTTCATAAAAAAATTATACATATATGAAACAAAGGAAAGGTGTGTAGTTGGAACTCTGGTCTTAGGTTGGGCGTACTTATGCATTTTCCCTTAATATATCTAGTCTAAAATAATTTTCATTTTAGAAAATTACAATATAACTTAATTACTTTTTAACCAATTTTGCCCTAAGCAGTAAATGTTCCGGAAAGTAAAAATATTAACGACATATCATGGAAAAACCTAAAAGTGAAAAGTATTAAATAGGATATAGTAGTCAAAATGTCTTCTTATTAATACCTTTTTAAGAGACGTGTAAAAGAAAAACATAATAACTGCAGTGGATTAGAGGGAGTATATTTAGAAGCAGAAGCGGACCTATGCTATACTGAGAGGGATCATCGGCACCCGTAAAGTTCGGTAAAAACTCTACTATATGTTTTTAGAAAATAGTGATATATTAGTAGTGTGCACCCTATATACAAAACAGATTTTGATTGAATCCAAAAGTGCAACTCCGACCATTAATCTCTGTTTTGAAGGGAAACAATTAGAACATAAGAGCCAAAACAAAAATATAAGCCACCATAATATATAGCCTTATCCACGTATAGCCGTTACCAATCAAAATATGGATAAACTACAAAACATAGAAATGCCAGCAGATTAAACCAGCTGAAACAGAGCAGCACCACTCAACAATGGCGGATTCAGTAACAATTTCACTACTCTCCACTGTTCCAGTTCCCAATCCAGTACTGTCAACAAAATCTGGAGAATCTCAactaaaatataattttctttttcGAGGAAACCAATGCTCTATTTCTTTGAAAATTGGTACAAAATGTAGTGGAATGAGGTCATCAACAAGATTGTATGCAGGGTTGACGGAGATAGAGCCAGACATTAATGAAGATCCTGTTGATAGATGGAGAACTAATGGCATTGAAATTGTAATGTTTCTCTATTCCTCTTTGATTTATCTATTTATTGTTACAAGCAGCCCGATGCACAAAGCATCATGCATTCTGGTAGGGTTCGGGAAGGGCCGGACCCACACAGACAGTCTACCCTAACTCAAGCATTAGTAGCTGCTTTCACAGGTCGAACCCGTGAAATGTTCATAATTGTTCTATGAATTTGCATATAGGCATGTCATAAAGAAATAGTATTTTCGATTGTTGCAGGAAGATTTTGTGTTTGGAAAGTACGATGATCATCACACCTATTTTGAGAGTGAAGATAAAGGTACATAATCCCATATATACGACActgttattattttgaggacCACCAAAGGATGTGGTGCAGGGGATGAAACTGTTCTTTCCTTAACCAAAGGTCTCGGGTTCGAGCCTGGGTATGGAAAAATTATTGATAGTGAGCGCTTTCCCCGAATGGGGCCCTATGCGGCATGAATCCGAATATAATCGAGCTCCAATGCGGATATCGGACACCGGGTGAAAAACCAAAaaaagttattattttgaggaacAATTTTTTACTACAATATTTGAATGATTAACTTTGTTGGCTTATAGAACTTTCTGTATAATTTGTAAATATGTAAAATTCTATTTCAGAAAACTGAgaaaaatttatgtccaaactaGTAGTTAGGGGAGAAGCAAGATGATTATATATgtacgggttcggccgaacctagTAACTTTAGTCTAAACCCTGGATTTGTgttataaaaatttattaattatgtaCGGAAATTAAATTCAGAACCAGTACTAACGCCTAATGTCATTATCTTAGAGTTTAGATCCCACAAAGTTCAAATCTTGACTCAGACGCTGCTAGTAGTTAACTTGATCCCAACTTTTAGAAACACTTCGGTATCATTTTAAAGTTCAGACTTCCAGATTATGCAACTTACTGTAGCTGTTTAGCCTAACAAAATATGGTCAATTTAATCTCTTAAAATGAACTGTATCACATACTTAGAAATGTAGGAAATACTTCATTTACTAGTTAAGTTCTCTATTGGCTTTAGTATGACAAAAAAGACTTTGATCTTTATGTTCGATATGATCTCAGCTATCTGATAAGTTAGTCCTATCATCCGTGGAATAAATTCATGATTTGAACTTGCATTGCAGCTACATTTTGGGAATCCATAAAAGAAGATTATGAAGCTGTTGCACCACCAAGAGGATTTCAAGGTATATATAACACATTACCAACCATATGATCGTTAACGTCCGTTTATTTACTCATGCGTTTCACATAATAGTATCTatttcttttcatctttacttgtgTCGGGAgtatatcggaaacagtctctctaccttctCAAGGTAGGCGTAAGGTTGTGTACACTCTATACTTCTCAGGCCCACTTTGTGGGATTATACTAcatttgttattattgttgttgttgttgcatttcacataataaagTTCACCTTGTTTTCTGGTGTTTCCAAAATAGGTATTATTTCATGGCTATTCCTACCAGCAATTGCTGCTGGAATGTACTTCAATGTTCCAGTAAGTCGACGAAATTTGACACTCGAAAACGCCCTTTTCTAGCAAACTAAAGTCTGGTGTTTTCACCTCTTGACATGCAGGGAGAGTACTTATATATTGGAGCAGCTGTGTTTACAATTGTGTTTTGCATTATTGAGATGGACAAACCAAGTGAAGCTCACAATTTTGAGCCTCAGATATATAACATGGAACGAGGAGCTCGAGACAAGTTAATATCGGATTATAACACCATGGATATTTGGGAATTCAATGAGAAATATGGTGATATCTGGGATTTCACTGTTAAGCTTCAAAAGGATGATATCATGAAAAGATAAAAGTACAATGAAATAAATTGTGTTTCGGATCGTCGATTTAgttgtataatcaatgtatatatGACATTTCATGTGAATGATATCTTTTTCATAATTAGTTAATGTTTGTAGATTAGAGGAACTAGAGCACGACAGAATTGGTTATGGATTGTTTAATTTCCTTGGCTAGTCAGAGTTCCCTAGTATTTGTGTCGGTGGGCAAAAACAAGTATCAGGTAAAATAGTCGAGGTGCGTGTAAGCTGATTTACACACCACCgttatttaaaaagaaaaagttacTCATGGGAGACAATGTACCACTTATTATCGTCTAAATTGGTCATTGTGAGTCTGTAACCCTTGTATCGATCCGTTGACGATCATCTTACCTGTCTCATGCGCTATGCTCTCAACTGGATCACTAGGAAAGTTAGATTCCTTCATTACAAAGATGATTGTGGTAAATGAGGCTTATGAAAAATGTGTATTATTTCCAAGCACCATGGTTGTTCTGTTTTTCATGAGATTCTATATGAATCCTGTGTATCTGAAATAACTTATAAAAGTGAACATATTTCTTACCTTATTGTTTGAGATTTTCATGAGGATACCTAGGACTGTGTATGTGCTCCCCCTTTTATGTTGAGGTTTTCGTTTTAaaatgaaatagtcttaaaatgagggtgaatgagaaatggagggaaaataaaatttttgagtaaaattttaagttttccctcttgacaatgagacattgtcccatattggaagaggaagagatttttggtgggtatatatataattgctcttcttgtagctcttaaagagttaagaagaaagcaagcttcgtgccgtcgtcgtcgctcgctcggctcggcttcggttacggatttggatttggatttggatttggattttggACCAaaccgcatttgtaacggatatttttcaatccgtgtattgactatttggcagccgcctaatgctcttcccaccatgaatgtgcttgctccacaaacatgaatgtgcttgctccccaaacaagctaatgcttgctctaccatggagggtggacgtttggtcttcttcaacactggctgctatatatatgtgtagcagatgttgaagaaagacgcacaacacacaacacacaagaacaacaaactgaaaatcgctcaacagatttggctatacattgcactccttcctctcagcattttcatacgattttctgagtttttactcctttgttctgcattgttttaacttcaaacaaagcaactgtaagtatGATTTGCTActgaactttgtgttcgctgaaacactggggtttgaagtaccactacaccagtgtgtgattcattctatcctgggagaaaataatccatcaccttgggtactaggaggggattaaattccttaagaaaacactgtgaattcagtgggctcgaattaattactgtttcattacgttaacttatattttatagaattattatttacaaatacaacaatattggcgggaataacaatcttaaggaatttaatatttatttctgtatttgtgttattcttattattctgcaaactaaaacctttgtggttttgtgtactcccgttttggagagtaaagccttcgtggcgttttattagaagattaaaatctacgtaatttttactccagtttgaaaacgtttattaaacgtttgtttgtgtcattcttttacagaaaaatgaCGACTAAAAGCGAAAATtaagctgttccgatggtgaccgccaacgcatcgacaagccgaacaccggcgttggcacccgCAGAAAAACCcagaaaatttttcgggattgatttcaagcgctggaagcagaagatgttcttctacttaactacgttatgtctacagaagttcatcaaggaagatgttcctgatctgccagataaaactccagataatgaacgctttctcgtgattgaagcgtggaagcattctgatttttttatgcaagaattatattcttagcggacttaatgataatctgtataatgtatacagtagcgttgagacgtcaaaagaattgtggaatgcgcttgaaaagaaatgtAAAACTGAAGATACCGGGataaagaaattcgttgccgcaaaatttttggactacaaaatggtagatagtaagtctgttattacccaagtccaggaattgcaagtgattattcatgatctacttgctgaaggtcttgtcatcaacgaagcattccaagtagcagcaatgattgagaagttgcctccgttgtggaaggacttcaaaaattatttgaaacacaaacgaaaggaaatgtcccttgaagatctcattgttcggttgagaatcgaagaggacaataaagctgctgaaaggagaggccgtggaaattcaacaataatgggagcaaatattgttgaagataacaaaaagaggaagaaggcttctggtccgaaatacaacccaagcaagaagcggttcagtgaaaactgctacaactgtggaaaaaccggacacaaatctacggagtgtcgtgctccgaagaaagacaagaaaaggggtcaagcaaacatggtagtaaaccatgatgatgttgataacttgtgtgccatgctttctgaatgtaacttggtgggaaatcctaaactgtggtggtttgat
Protein-coding sequences here:
- the LOC104098138 gene encoding photosynthetic NDH subunit of subcomplex B 5, chloroplastic-like, with protein sequence MADSVTISLLSTVPVPNPVLSTKSGESQLKYNFLFRGNQCSISLKIGTKCSGMRSSTRLYAGLTEIEPDINEDPVDRWRTNGIEIEDFVFGKYDDHHTYFESEDKATFWESIKEDYEAVAPPRGFQGIISWLFLPAIAAGMYFNVPGEYLYIGAAVFTIVFCIIEMDKPSEAHNFEPQIYNMERGARDKLISDYNTMDIWEFNEKYGDIWDFTVKLQKDDIMKR